In one Dasypus novemcinctus isolate mDasNov1 chromosome 25, mDasNov1.1.hap2, whole genome shotgun sequence genomic region, the following are encoded:
- the ALKAL2 gene encoding ALK and LTK ligand 2: MSGPRRPVVLGLVLLLVTAGPCQGTPEPREITDRQTLLNLIMEIIQELKKYHLGEYKRLQIFSKQDYTLGRREVSDYGVYPKEQRVEIVPRDLRMKDKFLKHLTGPLYFSPKCSKHFHRLYHNTRDCTIPAYYKRCARLLTRLAVSPMCMEG; this comes from the exons ATGAGTGGACCGAGGCGTCCTGTCGTCCTGGGGCTGGTGCTCTTGCTGGTGACAGCGGGACCTTGCCAAGGGACACCCGAACCTCGAGAAATCACGGACAGACAGACCCTTTTAAACCTCATCATGGAGATCATACAGGAACTTAAAAAATACCACTTGGGGGAATACAAGAGACTGCAGATTTTCAGCAAACAGGACTATACTTTGGGCCGTAGGGAGGTCTCTGACTACGGAGTTTACCCTAAGGAACAACGAGTTG AAATTGTTCCTCGAGACCTAAGAATGAAGGACAAATTCTTAAAACACCTTACGG GTCCTCTTTATTTTAGTCCAAAGTGCAGCAAACACTTCCACAGACTTTATCACAACACCAGAGACTGCACCATCCCTGCAT ACTACAAAAGATGTGCCAGGCTTCTTACTCGGTTGGCTGTCAGTCCAATGTGCATGGAAGGATAA